The Panicum hallii strain FIL2 chromosome 9, PHallii_v3.1, whole genome shotgun sequence genome has a window encoding:
- the LOC112877431 gene encoding RING-H2 finger protein ATL28-like encodes MDTVVATAARRLVANAIHGDPRAHRAAGGSSSRLGAAARAPAQRESFPMLLPVFVLFVLLLCFLSIFLLRDLLHFFSLWLRRRRRLRADADAASGAGATPEAHAPPKPAGLDPAVLATFPTVRWIEATPQSSTPAHAECVVCLSEFAAGDAVRLLTVCRHAFHTACIDSWLGAHTTCPVCRSELDAPPPRPGDGDGGRIAIVVDGQRASTAVAETDQTTSNPGSGGVRSRPDR; translated from the coding sequence ATGGACACGGTCGTGGCCacggccgcgcgccgcctcgtCGCCAATGCCATCCACGGCGACCCTCGCGcccaccgcgccgccggcggGTCCTCCTCGAGGCTGGGTGCCGCCGCGCGGGCCCCGGCGCAGCGGGAGTCGTTCCCGATGCTGCTGCCGGTGTTCGTCCTCTTCGTgctcctcctctgcttcctttcCATCTTCCTCCTGCGCGACCTCCTCCACTTCTTCTCCCTCTggctccgccgccggcgccgcctccgcgccgaTGCGGACGCCGcgtccggcgccggcgccacgcCGGAAGCGCACGCGCCGCCCAAGCCGGCCGGGCTGGACCCCGCGGTCCTCGCCACGTTCCCCACGGTCCGGTGGATCGAAGCGACGCCGCAGTCGTCCACGCCGGCGCACGCCGAGTGCGTGGTCTGCCTGTCCGAGTTCGCCGCGGGCGACGCCGTCCGCCTGCTCACCGTCTGCCGCCACGCGTTCCACACGGCGTGCATCGACTCCTGGCTCGGCGCGCACACCACGTGCCCCGTCTGCCGCTCCGAACTCgacgcgcccccgccccggccaggcgacggcgacggcggccgcaTCGCGATCGTGGTTGACGGTCAGCGAGCCAGCACGGCGGTGGCGGAAACCGACCAGACGACATCAAACCCGGGAAGCGGTGGCGTGCGATCGCGACCTGACCGGTGA
- the LOC112875498 gene encoding armadillo repeat-containing protein 7 — protein MFTNAQRQVERTGRSGTPRDQYLQDLVTQFQNATDEESKEKIVANLANFAYDPFNYAFMRQLNVLELFLDCITEPNERLVEFGIGGICNSCVDPANASVIVQCGGIPLVIQCLSSPVRNTVTYALGALYYLCNPATKKEILKPDVVRIIREYAAAGAVNTSFSNMANAFLEKHVDS, from the exons ATGTTCACAAACGCGCAGCGCCAGGTCGAGCGCACCGGCCGCTCCGGCACTCCGCGAGACCAGTACCTTCAG GATCTTGTGACCCAGTTCCAGAACGCCACGGATGAAG AGTCTAAGGAGAAGATAGTGGCAAACTTGGCAAATTTTGCGTATGACCCTTTTAACTATGCGTTCATGCGTCAG CTGAATGTTCTTGAGTTATTCTTGGACTGCATTACAGAGCCAAATGAAAGGCTTGTCGAGTTCGGTATTGGTGGAATATGTAACTCATGTGTTG ATCCTGCAAATGCTTCAGTCATTGTTCAGTGTGGCGGAATCCCATTGGTTATACAATGCTTATCAAGCCCGGTGCGGAACACT GTGACTTATGCACTTGGGGCATTGTATTATCTATGCAACCCTGCGACAAAGAAAGAGATCCTGAAACCTGATGTAGTTAGGATTATAAGAGAGTATGCTGCAGCAGGAGCTGTTAACACCAGCTTCAGCAACATGGCTAATGCTTTCCTGGAGAAGCATGTTGACTCGTGA